A single region of the Actinoplanes sp. SE50/110 genome encodes:
- a CDS encoding bifunctional diguanylate cyclase/phosphodiesterase — MIGTVALALAVVAVGEFVGAPRLYTDTAQLAAGAIAAWACLVVARHRLGIPRSWRRLAAGGLAAWTAVRVWWVVQDAAGHDRLAHPTLFDAGFVVLPACMLIGLLTATRTRPRPIPTSPRRDQVALLIDSVLITGSVLALGWSLIPARTLDVIASWQTLGWWVAAYPIADLVLVTMVVLLLTTRPDSPAGRRPLMLIGAGLVAFGVADSVRLLGLCPAWLETAGHLLGPGCIALAALSPAAPAPTPADRTTTQRDWFHLLLPYVPVLVTGVVLLARTATGHPLTSFQAYLGWLGLGLVVTRQMITILDNTVLLHRVAETQRRLHHQAYHDPLTGLANRALFRERLVLALDANQHLGTPVAVLFADLDDFKLINDTYGHAMGDRVLHAIGERLRASVRPQDLVARLGGDEFAVVLDQSDTVPPTVPRPRGAVSALRRAMGRRRGYVLSAAGIRVSAASRAASRPDGGRRSGDTRPARRRTDFPPAASGSEWAAFPLAPAGSPNHADDSAGSAPAAAGSGSGAASPNTGASSGSVAVPSAAASASAVPSAAASASAVPSAAASASAAPSAAASASAVPSAATSASAAAGPRAAVSSNGAAFPGAGASVNGAGSGGEGWPWVVEAEGVGERVLAALREPYVIDGRSVTVGASIGLVAAEPGDRLSADLLLRRADAAMYAVKRRGKGAMIRYTGPVHGPSADLPQLLAGALSGGSPAAAGFEVHYQPIVRLSDRATVAVEALARWTDPVAGPVHPDVFVTMAERTGLVSAIDDFVLDQACTDAHALAERYGRPIAVHVNVSAGRLGQQGLEDAVDAALTRHALPPDRLVVEITETLRIPDLPRAAAVVERLRARGVRVALDDFGSGYNALAQLHGLAVDTVKLDSTLTDVDTAPERAGTLCRSVLAICADLGITVVGEGIETNERAEALAALGCPLGQGYLFGPPRRLSELDHPNR; from the coding sequence TTGATCGGGACTGTGGCGCTCGCCCTCGCCGTGGTGGCGGTCGGCGAGTTCGTGGGCGCGCCCCGGCTCTACACCGACACCGCGCAGCTCGCCGCGGGCGCCATCGCGGCGTGGGCCTGCCTGGTCGTGGCGCGCCACCGGCTCGGCATCCCGCGCAGTTGGCGGCGGCTCGCGGCCGGCGGCCTGGCCGCCTGGACGGCGGTCCGCGTCTGGTGGGTGGTGCAGGACGCCGCCGGGCACGACCGGCTCGCCCACCCGACCCTCTTCGACGCCGGCTTCGTGGTGCTGCCCGCCTGCATGCTGATCGGTCTGCTCACGGCCACCCGCACCCGGCCCCGCCCGATACCCACCTCGCCGCGGCGCGACCAGGTGGCGCTGCTCATCGACAGCGTGCTGATCACCGGATCGGTGCTGGCCCTGGGCTGGTCGCTGATCCCGGCCCGGACACTGGACGTCATCGCCAGCTGGCAGACCCTCGGCTGGTGGGTGGCCGCCTACCCGATCGCCGACCTGGTGCTGGTCACCATGGTGGTGCTGCTGCTGACCACCCGGCCCGACTCGCCGGCCGGCCGGCGGCCGCTGATGCTGATCGGGGCCGGGCTGGTCGCGTTCGGGGTGGCCGACAGCGTACGCCTCCTCGGCCTCTGCCCCGCCTGGCTGGAAACCGCCGGCCACCTGCTCGGCCCGGGGTGCATCGCGCTGGCCGCGCTCAGCCCGGCCGCCCCGGCCCCGACCCCGGCCGACCGGACGACGACGCAACGGGACTGGTTCCACCTGCTGCTGCCCTACGTGCCGGTCCTGGTCACCGGCGTGGTGCTGCTGGCCCGCACGGCCACCGGGCATCCGCTGACATCGTTCCAGGCCTACCTCGGGTGGCTCGGCCTCGGCCTGGTCGTGACCCGGCAGATGATCACCATCCTGGACAACACGGTGCTGCTGCACCGGGTCGCGGAAACCCAACGGCGGCTGCACCACCAGGCGTACCACGATCCGCTGACCGGCCTGGCGAACCGTGCCCTGTTCCGCGAACGGCTGGTCCTGGCCCTCGACGCCAACCAGCACCTGGGTACTCCGGTGGCGGTCCTCTTCGCCGACCTGGACGACTTCAAACTGATCAACGACACCTACGGCCACGCGATGGGCGACCGGGTGCTGCACGCCATCGGTGAGCGGCTGCGCGCCTCGGTCCGTCCGCAAGATCTGGTGGCCCGTCTCGGCGGCGACGAATTCGCGGTGGTGTTGGACCAGAGCGACACGGTGCCGCCGACCGTACCGCGACCCCGCGGGGCGGTGTCGGCGCTGCGGCGGGCCATGGGACGGCGGCGGGGGTATGTGCTCTCGGCCGCCGGCATCCGCGTCTCCGCGGCGTCACGCGCGGCGTCCCGCCCGGACGGTGGCCGGCGGTCCGGCGACACCCGTCCCGCGCGCCGCCGCACCGACTTCCCGCCGGCGGCGTCCGGTTCGGAGTGGGCCGCTTTTCCCCTCGCTCCCGCAGGGTCTCCGAACCACGCCGATGATTCCGCCGGCTCCGCCCCCGCTGCTGCGGGTTCCGGGTCGGGGGCCGCTTCGCCTAACACCGGTGCGTCCTCAGGTTCGGTCGCCGTTCCCTCTGCTGCGGCCTCGGCTTCTGCTGTGCCCTCTGCTGCGGCCTCGGCTTCTGCTGTGCCCTCTGCTGCGGCCTCGGCTTCCGCTGCACCTTCCGCTGCGGCCTCGGCTTCCGCCGTGCCCTCCGCTGCCACTTCTGCTTCCGCTGCCGCCGGGCCGCGGGCGGCGGTGTCGTCGAACGGTGCGGCTTTCCCCGGTGCGGGGGCGTCGGTGAACGGCGCGGGTTCCGGCGGGGAGGGGTGGCCGTGGGTGGTGGAGGCGGAAGGGGTCGGCGAGCGGGTGCTGGCCGCCCTCCGCGAGCCGTACGTGATCGACGGCCGCTCCGTCACCGTCGGCGCCAGCATCGGTCTGGTCGCTGCCGAACCCGGCGACCGTCTCTCCGCCGACCTGCTGCTACGTCGCGCGGACGCCGCCATGTACGCGGTCAAACGCCGCGGCAAGGGCGCCATGATCCGCTACACCGGCCCGGTCCACGGCCCGAGCGCCGACCTGCCGCAACTGCTGGCCGGCGCACTCAGCGGCGGCAGCCCGGCCGCGGCCGGTTTCGAGGTCCACTACCAGCCGATCGTCCGGCTCAGCGACCGCGCCACCGTGGCCGTGGAGGCGCTGGCCCGCTGGACCGACCCGGTCGCCGGCCCGGTCCACCCCGACGTCTTCGTCACCATGGCCGAACGCACCGGCCTGGTCTCCGCCATCGACGACTTCGTGCTGGACCAGGCCTGCACCGACGCGCACGCCCTCGCCGAACGGTACGGCCGTCCGATCGCCGTCCACGTCAACGTCTCCGCCGGCCGCCTCGGCCAGCAAGGCCTGGAAGACGCCGTCGACGCCGCCCTGACCCGGCACGCGCTGCCGCCCGACCGCCTGGTCGTCGAGATCACCGAGACCCTGCGCATCCCCGACCTGCCGCGCGCCGCCGCGGTGGTCGAACGCCTGCGCGCCCGCGGCGTCCGGGTCGCCCTGGACGACTTCGGCAGCGGCTACAACGCCCTCGCCCAGCTGCACGGCCTGGCGGTCGACACGGTGAAGCTCGACTCGACGCTGACCGACGTCGACACCGCCCCGGAACGAGCCGGAACCCTCTGCCGCTCCGTCCTGGCCATCTGCGCGGACCTCGGCATCACCGTCGTCGGCGAAGGCATCGAGACCAACGAGCGCGCCGAGGCCCTGGCAGCGCTCGGCTGCCCGCTGGGCCAGGGATACCTCTTCGGCCCACCCCGACGTCTGTCCGAACTCGATCACCCCAACCGCTGA
- a CDS encoding PP2C family serine/threonine-protein phosphatase, with the protein MTLHLRWAAVTDQGHVRSNNEDCHYAGDRLLVVADGMGGMAAGDLASRITVESMVSLDAPIDTDNQMDALHRGLELANRRIAETVVADPSLQGMGTTLTAVLFNGERAAMAHVGDSRAYLLRDGRLNQLTKDDTYVQMLVDQGLIKPEEAAGHPRRAVVTRVLQGEPVSPAYVIVEPQAGDRWLLCSDGLTVVVNDVTIEEEMRTVPDPKACAERLIDLALRGGGPDNVTVIIADVTDGD; encoded by the coding sequence ATGACCTTGCACCTGCGGTGGGCAGCCGTCACCGATCAAGGACACGTCCGGAGCAACAACGAGGACTGTCATTACGCCGGTGACCGGCTCCTCGTCGTCGCGGACGGCATGGGCGGCATGGCCGCCGGCGATCTGGCCAGCCGGATCACCGTGGAGTCCATGGTCTCGCTCGACGCCCCGATCGACACCGACAACCAGATGGACGCGCTGCATCGCGGGCTGGAACTGGCCAATCGGCGGATCGCCGAGACGGTCGTCGCCGACCCCTCACTCCAGGGCATGGGCACCACGCTGACCGCGGTGCTCTTCAACGGCGAGCGGGCGGCCATGGCGCACGTCGGCGACTCGCGGGCCTACCTGCTCCGCGACGGGCGGCTCAACCAGTTGACCAAGGACGACACGTACGTCCAGATGCTGGTCGATCAGGGCCTGATCAAGCCGGAGGAGGCGGCCGGGCATCCCCGCCGGGCGGTCGTCACCCGGGTGCTGCAGGGCGAGCCGGTCAGCCCCGCCTACGTGATCGTCGAGCCGCAGGCCGGCGACCGGTGGCTGCTCTGCAGTGACGGACTGACCGTCGTGGTGAACGATGTGACCATCGAAGAAGAGATGCGAACCGTTCCCGACCCCAAGGCGTGCGCGGAGAGGCTCATCGATCTGGCGTTGCGCGGCGGGGGACCGGACAACGTCACGGTGATCATCGCCGACGTGACCGACGGGGACTGA
- a CDS encoding transporter substrate-binding domain-containing protein codes for MRDSFRGGALLGDLAGGIPPQLRRVWKLRRRTVEDIAARDIAVQEAVDEGRLPLPVEPGTLPEPEPLPERADRFNMAALRLAGLGLALALAVGMTMVRLLVGGPPSVADLRAQSGVDGWPVLTVGVKDDQYGTAYYNEKTKIWSGFDIDIAYMIAEDLGFRRSQVHFYGMESEDRARMQANDEKGNRVPVKMVIASYSITPDRIAAGVTFSQPYLYTEQSVITLTGHSPVAALEDLRGQNVCTLSTSTSEAAPSRVGANVVRKNRVRECFAMLDKHEVDAVTTDAAILAGWKAEFPAKYAHWDLGLDATEAWGVNVGDNPALKKLVDLTLYRSYADPHDDRWENAFRNNLQVEVAENGKTPIAVAEQPRVTRPDVRQLPWEDPLG; via the coding sequence GTGCGGGACTCCTTCCGCGGTGGGGCGCTGCTCGGTGACCTGGCCGGCGGGATTCCACCGCAGCTGCGCCGGGTGTGGAAGCTGCGGCGGCGGACCGTGGAGGACATCGCCGCGCGCGACATCGCGGTGCAGGAGGCGGTCGACGAGGGGCGGCTGCCACTGCCGGTGGAGCCCGGGACGCTGCCCGAGCCGGAGCCGCTGCCGGAGCGGGCCGACCGGTTCAACATGGCGGCGCTGCGACTGGCCGGGCTGGGGCTGGCGCTGGCGCTGGCGGTCGGGATGACCATGGTGCGGCTGCTGGTGGGCGGGCCGCCGTCGGTCGCCGATCTGCGGGCCCAGTCCGGCGTGGACGGCTGGCCGGTGCTGACCGTCGGCGTCAAGGACGATCAGTACGGGACGGCGTACTACAACGAGAAAACGAAGATCTGGTCGGGATTCGACATCGACATCGCGTACATGATCGCCGAAGATCTCGGTTTCCGTCGCAGCCAGGTGCACTTCTACGGCATGGAGTCCGAGGACCGGGCGCGGATGCAGGCGAACGACGAGAAAGGCAATCGCGTCCCGGTCAAGATGGTGATCGCGAGTTACAGCATCACACCGGACCGGATCGCCGCCGGAGTGACCTTCTCGCAGCCGTACCTTTACACCGAACAGTCGGTGATCACGCTGACCGGACACAGTCCGGTCGCCGCCCTGGAGGATCTGCGCGGGCAGAACGTCTGCACGCTGTCCACCTCGACCAGTGAGGCCGCGCCGTCGCGCGTCGGGGCCAACGTGGTCCGCAAGAACCGCGTCCGGGAATGCTTCGCCATGCTCGACAAGCACGAAGTGGACGCGGTCACCACGGACGCCGCCATCCTCGCCGGATGGAAAGCGGAATTCCCCGCGAAATACGCCCACTGGGACCTCGGACTGGACGCCACCGAGGCGTGGGGCGTGAACGTCGGCGACAACCCCGCCTTGAAGAAGCTGGTCGATCTGACGCTGTACCGCTCCTACGCCGATCCGCACGACGACCGGTGGGAGAATGCGTTCCGGAACAATCTGCAGGTCGAGGTGGCGGAGAACGGCAAGACGCCGATCGCGGTCGCCGAGCAGCCCCGGGTCACCCGGCCCGACGTCCGGCAGCTCCCGTGGGAGGACCCGCTGGGATGA
- the yidD gene encoding membrane protein insertion efficiency factor YidD, which yields MTNVPDDLVAAEPDEPGKRNRWYDNCDCGPGCDLPDCDVPGCDCDGPGCDLFRLSSLLTVVALLGHRSTERPAERLVVAAIRGYRKVSPRLPTRCRFTPTCSAYALAAIQKYGLGRGLRLAADRLRRCGPRVPLGTGDPVP from the coding sequence GTGACGAATGTGCCCGACGACCTTGTCGCCGCCGAGCCGGACGAGCCGGGGAAGCGGAACCGGTGGTATGACAACTGCGACTGCGGTCCCGGGTGCGATCTGCCGGATTGCGACGTTCCCGGCTGTGACTGCGATGGTCCCGGCTGCGATCTCTTCCGATTGAGCAGTCTGCTGACCGTTGTCGCGCTGCTCGGGCATCGATCGACCGAACGGCCCGCGGAACGCCTGGTGGTGGCCGCCATCCGGGGTTACCGGAAAGTGTCGCCCCGGCTGCCCACCCGGTGCCGATTCACGCCGACGTGCAGCGCCTATGCGTTGGCGGCGATACAAAAGTACGGTCTGGGCAGAGGGCTGCGGCTGGCCGCCGATCGACTGCGGCGGTGCGGGCCGCGGGTGCCGCTCGGGACCGGCGATCCGGTGCCGTGA
- the treZ gene encoding malto-oligosyltrehalose trehalohydrolase — protein sequence MTTFEVWAPEKSPKLRLDDQEHEMEPGDGGWWRLDVPTAGPGTDYAYVLEDVAAPVPDPRSAWQPQGVHGPSRVYDHAAFTWTDQRWPGRQLPGAVLYELHIGTFTPAGTFDAAIERLDHLVDLGVDLVELLPVNAFNGEHNWGYDGVCWYAPHEAYGGPDGLKRFVDAAHAKGLGVVLDVVYNHFGPSGAYAPMFAPYLSAGQNTWGSSLNLDGPDSGEVRRYIADSVLMWLRDYHIDGLRLDAVHALHDEGAVHLLEQLAVEVESLSTALRRPLTLIAESDLNDPKLITPREAGGYGLHAQWDDDVHHALHSLLTGERQGYYGDFGSLDCLRTVLEGAFYHAGTWSSFRNRRHGRPVDRQRTAGHRFVAFLQNHDQIGNRAIGDRLTATLSPGLLKVGATLLLTSPFTPMLFMGEEWAASSPWQFFTSHPEPELAAAVQTGRRREFARHGWAEADVPDPQDPATFQRSKLDWSELGKPEHAEMLALYKKLIRLRREVPDLTDPWLSEVEVWHGDQFVVIRRGRHAVAANLAETPQTVSLRAVPSAVLLATADGVILERDRVVLPPESAVVVRTSR from the coding sequence ATGACAACCTTCGAGGTATGGGCGCCGGAGAAGTCGCCCAAGCTGCGCCTGGACGACCAGGAGCACGAGATGGAGCCGGGCGACGGCGGCTGGTGGCGCCTGGACGTGCCCACCGCCGGTCCCGGCACCGACTACGCGTACGTGTTGGAGGACGTCGCCGCCCCGGTCCCCGACCCGCGGTCGGCCTGGCAGCCGCAGGGTGTGCACGGGCCCAGCCGGGTCTACGACCACGCCGCCTTCACCTGGACCGACCAGCGCTGGCCCGGCCGGCAGCTGCCCGGCGCGGTGCTCTACGAGCTGCACATCGGCACGTTCACCCCGGCCGGCACGTTCGACGCCGCGATCGAGCGTCTCGACCACCTCGTCGACCTCGGTGTCGACCTGGTCGAACTGCTGCCGGTCAACGCGTTCAACGGCGAGCACAACTGGGGGTACGACGGCGTCTGCTGGTACGCCCCGCACGAGGCGTACGGCGGGCCGGACGGGCTGAAACGGTTCGTCGACGCGGCCCACGCCAAGGGCCTGGGCGTGGTGCTCGACGTCGTCTACAACCACTTCGGCCCCTCCGGGGCGTACGCGCCGATGTTCGCGCCCTACCTGAGCGCCGGGCAGAACACCTGGGGCAGCTCGCTCAACCTGGACGGCCCCGACTCCGGCGAGGTCCGGCGGTACATCGCCGACAGCGTGCTGATGTGGCTGCGTGACTACCACATCGACGGGCTGCGGCTCGACGCCGTGCACGCGCTGCACGACGAGGGCGCGGTGCACCTGCTGGAACAACTCGCGGTCGAGGTGGAGTCGCTGTCCACGGCGCTGCGCCGACCACTGACGCTGATCGCCGAGTCCGACCTCAACGATCCGAAACTGATCACCCCGCGCGAGGCCGGCGGGTACGGCCTGCACGCCCAGTGGGACGACGACGTGCACCACGCGCTGCACAGCCTGCTGACCGGGGAACGCCAGGGCTACTACGGCGACTTCGGCTCGCTGGACTGCCTGCGTACCGTGCTGGAGGGCGCGTTCTACCACGCCGGCACCTGGTCGTCGTTCCGCAACCGGCGGCACGGCCGACCGGTCGACCGGCAGCGCACCGCGGGCCACCGGTTCGTCGCCTTCCTGCAGAACCACGACCAGATCGGCAACCGGGCGATCGGCGACCGGCTCACCGCCACGCTGTCCCCGGGACTGCTCAAGGTCGGCGCGACGCTGCTGCTGACCTCGCCGTTCACGCCGATGCTCTTCATGGGCGAGGAGTGGGCGGCGAGCAGCCCGTGGCAGTTCTTCACCAGCCACCCCGAGCCGGAGCTGGCGGCCGCGGTGCAGACCGGACGCCGCCGCGAGTTCGCCCGGCACGGGTGGGCCGAGGCGGACGTGCCCGACCCGCAGGACCCGGCCACCTTCCAACGATCCAAGCTGGACTGGTCGGAGCTCGGCAAACCGGAGCACGCCGAGATGCTGGCCCTGTACAAGAAGCTGATCCGGCTGCGCCGTGAGGTGCCCGACCTGACCGATCCCTGGCTGTCCGAGGTCGAGGTGTGGCACGGCGACCAGTTCGTGGTGATCCGTCGCGGCCGGCACGCGGTCGCGGCGAACCTCGCCGAGACGCCGCAGACGGTGAGTCTGCGCGCCGTTCCCTCGGCGGTGCTGCTGGCCACCGCCGACGGCGTCATCCTGGAACGCGACCGGGTCGTGCTGCCCCCGGAAAGCGCCGTGGTCGTCCGCACCTCGCGCTGA
- the treY gene encoding malto-oligosyltrehalose synthase, which translates to MRPSSTYRVQVRPDFPLKATAEIADYLADLGVSHLYSAPLLTASPGSEHGYDVVDHTQVSPELGGADGLRALSAALKNAGLGLVVDIVPNHAGVAVAKANPTWWDVLKRGRESAYAKFYDIDWERGKILLPVLAADPGALDELKVEGDELVYYDKRYPIADGTGGGTPREVHDRQHYELADWTRGDSEINYRRFFAITELAGLRVEDPEVFEATHAEILRWVREGLVDGIRVDHPDGLRDPAGYLQRLHDAAPEAWLVIEKILEPGEPLPRWPVAGTTGYDAMAEVNGVFVDTGTEAFFDTLDHHLTGATVTFQNLTHDTKHHVATRLLAAELARLARLVPEVEAAPRGLAELAACFPVYRSYLPGGARHLAQARAEAGRRRPQMISTLDRLTGRLRNPADELAIRFQQFTGAVMAKGVEDTGFYRWTRFVARNEVGNDPTRFGVSTDEFHECSGARQQDWPDTMTSLSTHDTKRGEDVRARLAVLSELPGDWTEVVRRWVRLAPLPDPALAHLIWQVTVGAWPLSKDRLLAYAVKAAREAATSTTWQQPDEPFETALREMVDRIYDDPDLHREVTDFAASITPPGWSNSLGQKLVQLTMPGVPDVYQGTELWDYSLVDPDNRRPVDFAARRELLGRLDDGWQPPVDETGAAKLLVVSRTLRLLRRRPELFRSYRPVFAEGRLGEHVLAFDRGGVVAVATRLPVGLSRHGGWHDTTLSLDGHSWTEVFTNTSYGGNRLAVADLLQTYPVALLVKE; encoded by the coding sequence ATGCGCCCCAGCAGTACGTACCGAGTCCAAGTCCGTCCCGACTTCCCGCTGAAGGCCACCGCCGAGATCGCCGACTATCTGGCCGATCTGGGCGTGAGCCACCTCTACTCGGCCCCGTTGCTGACCGCCTCGCCCGGCTCCGAGCACGGGTACGACGTGGTCGACCACACCCAGGTCAGCCCGGAGCTGGGCGGCGCGGACGGCCTGCGGGCGCTGTCCGCGGCGCTGAAGAACGCCGGGCTCGGCCTGGTCGTCGACATCGTGCCGAACCACGCCGGGGTGGCCGTCGCCAAGGCCAACCCGACCTGGTGGGACGTGCTCAAGCGCGGTCGGGAATCGGCCTACGCCAAGTTCTACGACATCGACTGGGAGCGGGGGAAGATCCTGCTCCCGGTGCTGGCCGCCGACCCGGGCGCGCTCGACGAGCTCAAGGTCGAGGGCGACGAGCTGGTCTACTACGACAAGCGCTACCCGATCGCGGACGGGACCGGTGGCGGCACCCCGCGCGAGGTGCACGACCGGCAGCACTACGAGCTGGCCGACTGGACCCGTGGCGACTCCGAGATCAACTACCGCCGGTTCTTCGCGATCACCGAGCTGGCCGGGCTGCGGGTCGAGGACCCGGAGGTCTTCGAGGCCACCCACGCCGAGATCCTGCGCTGGGTCCGCGAGGGCCTGGTCGACGGCATCCGGGTCGACCACCCGGACGGCCTGCGCGACCCGGCGGGATACCTGCAGCGGCTGCACGACGCCGCTCCGGAGGCCTGGCTGGTGATCGAGAAGATCCTGGAGCCGGGCGAGCCGCTGCCCCGCTGGCCGGTCGCCGGCACCACCGGGTACGACGCGATGGCCGAGGTCAACGGCGTGTTCGTGGACACCGGCACGGAGGCCTTCTTCGATACGCTGGACCACCACCTGACCGGCGCCACCGTCACCTTCCAGAACCTGACGCACGACACCAAGCACCACGTCGCCACCCGGCTGCTCGCCGCCGAGCTCGCCCGGCTCGCCCGGCTGGTCCCCGAGGTCGAGGCGGCGCCGCGGGGCCTCGCGGAGCTGGCCGCCTGCTTCCCGGTCTACCGCTCCTACCTGCCGGGCGGTGCCCGGCATCTGGCGCAGGCGCGCGCCGAGGCCGGCCGTCGGCGTCCGCAGATGATCAGCACGCTGGACCGGCTCACCGGCCGGCTGCGCAACCCCGCCGACGAGCTCGCCATCCGCTTCCAGCAGTTCACCGGCGCGGTGATGGCCAAGGGCGTCGAGGACACCGGGTTCTACCGCTGGACCCGGTTCGTGGCCCGCAACGAGGTGGGCAACGACCCGACCCGGTTCGGCGTCTCGACCGACGAGTTCCACGAGTGCTCCGGCGCCCGCCAGCAGGACTGGCCGGACACGATGACCTCGCTGAGCACCCACGACACCAAGCGCGGCGAGGACGTCCGGGCCCGGCTGGCGGTCCTGTCCGAACTGCCCGGCGACTGGACCGAGGTGGTGCGCCGCTGGGTCCGGCTCGCTCCGCTCCCGGACCCCGCGCTGGCCCATCTGATCTGGCAGGTCACGGTCGGCGCGTGGCCGCTGTCCAAAGACCGATTACTGGCGTACGCCGTGAAGGCCGCCCGGGAGGCCGCGACCTCCACCACGTGGCAGCAGCCGGACGAACCGTTCGAGACCGCGCTGCGGGAGATGGTCGACCGGATCTACGACGACCCCGACCTGCACCGCGAGGTGACCGATTTCGCCGCCTCGATCACCCCGCCCGGCTGGTCCAACTCACTGGGCCAGAAACTCGTCCAGTTGACCATGCCCGGCGTCCCGGACGTCTACCAGGGCACCGAGCTCTGGGACTACTCGCTGGTCGACCCGGACAACCGGCGGCCGGTCGACTTCGCCGCCCGCCGCGAGTTGCTCGGCCGTCTCGACGACGGGTGGCAGCCGCCGGTCGACGAGACCGGCGCCGCCAAGCTGCTGGTGGTCAGCCGCACGCTGCGGCTGCTGCGCCGGCGGCCCGAGCTGTTCCGCTCCTACCGGCCGGTGTTCGCCGAGGGGCGCCTCGGTGAGCACGTGCTCGCCTTCGACCGCGGCGGCGTGGTGGCGGTCGCCACCCGCCTCCCGGTCGGATTGTCACGCCACGGCGGGTGGCACGACACCACCCTGTCACTCGACGGCCACAGTTGGACGGAAGTGTTCACGAATACCAGCTACGGTGGAAACCGCCTGGCCGTCGCCGATCTGCTGCAGACCTATCCCGTCGCTCTCCTGGTGAAAGAATGA